Part of the Myxocyprinus asiaticus isolate MX2 ecotype Aquarium Trade chromosome 17, UBuf_Myxa_2, whole genome shotgun sequence genome, atgaagccggcacctctataggcaaatcATAAACTTCCttaagggaacgagacattgcgaatgctagccgcactacaagactccgAGTTCTTGAGGTATGAGCGAtgtgctccttgttctcagtcagaaattctgaggaaatggtgtttgtgcacctgcttttatagcagacagctttgcGCCAAAacgggcggggctcaaacaccatagccagtattagaatattggcattattgtagagaggtttcaactagatcgtgtggaaggcactccccatatgcgttaataaacgctatgtctcattccctttgtctcagggaaccaaggttacgtatgtaaccgagacgatctcctgggattttcatgcacaacagtctctagagtttaatcagaatggtgccaaaaacaaaaaacatccagtgagcggcagttttgctgacagaaatggcttgttgatgagagaggtaaatggagaatggccagactggttcaagctgacagaaacgctacggtaaatcagataacaactctgtacaattgtagtgagcagaatagcatctccgaatgcacagcatgtcaaaccttgagacggatgggctgcaacagcagaggaacacgtcgggcactttatttggaccatagtgttcctaataaagtgctcagtgaatgttaATCCATTAAGGATGTTAATTAATGTAAATAACTGTATCCTTGCCCTGTTAATTTGGTAATAAATATCTACTTTTCTCACAGAAAGGAGACACGGCTATCCATGTCGCTGCTGCCTTAAATCACAAGAAAACTGTCACTCTGTTACTGGAGGCTGGGGCGGACACTAGCATCAAAAACAATGTAAGTCATGTTATCTCATGACACACCTTAATATTGTGTTGTACATTAAAAGATCTACCCTGAACTGTAATCTATAATGATTTGATGATGATGAAGCTATCATCATCGTACTCTTGATcaagacacttaaaggaatagttcactcaaaaataaaaattcggtaatcatttactcaccagcaggttgttccaaacctgtactactttgttccatggaacacaaaagaagacattgggcagaatgttaacctcagtcactattcactttcattgcatcttattctatacaatgaaagtgaatggtgactgagactgtcagtccctaacaatcTGTCTGACATTTCTTTCtgtgttctatagaagaaagaaagtcatacaggtttagaacaacatggctgaactatccctttaaccttagGTGTTAAGGTCACTATAGAGAAAAGCATATTCTTATATACTGTACGTATATGCTAAATCTATAAACAGGCAGGCCACACTGCTCTTAACAAAGCCTGTGACAATAACAACAGGGATTTGGCCATTCTTCTGGCAAAATCCAATCAGGTACGTATGGATAATCCATTCAAAAGAGTTCGCCTTACTACTTACAACCAATTCATTGTACTATCCAACATACCATGCATTTAGCATGAATGAGAGCAGGAATACTAGATTGATTTCTATCGATACCCAACTCTCAAGCTGTGTTTCTCTTCTCAGGTCCAGTGGTTTGCACGTGGCAAGACGGTGAGAAAAAGAAGAGATATATTGAGGGCTCAGAGGAGAGTTCAGTCCCTCCCCAGAGATCCAGAAGCTCCAAGAGAGAAGGTGGGAAATTCATATAAGGATTTGCCATCTAGTGTCACATCTGTCCCACTGAGATTCATCAGTTATAATATGATTGGGTCTagagggcagggagaagaatatgTCACGTGACTACTAAGCTTTTATAACCTAAGAGATCAGAGGTCATGTGATGTTTTCGACTAAATATCCCTCTCATGTTGAGTGCTCCCATCATTGCAGGACTGTGCTGTGGTGGCTGATGATACAAACAGCAGTGATCAAGTACTTAACAAGATACAACCTGAAAGGAACAAAGTTGCTTCGAGCCCCTGCACGAGGAGAAAGATCAAAAGACCAAGAAGGAAGGTACTatactataataatatatacagtcctctgtaagggataatgtacagggATTTTGCATGGTGATATGatcttgtatcatcctgaaggggCGATAATGAAtcgctgactgtacattatccctcttatgaccaaataaataaacaaatggacatgatatattgatttgagttgaaattattttattatcaatatTCCAGAAAGCcattaaataaacttttattgtACACTATGATATTAAGATCCTAATATCTATTAAGAACTCATTcttttacattaaaggaatgttctgggttaaatacaagttaagcacaatcggcataatattgattaccacaaaaaattatcttgacttgcctttccttttctttagacagagaaaaatctgggttacaatgaggcactgacaatggaagtgaattaggccaatctgtaaacgctaaaatactcactgtttcagaaatatagctacaagacatataCAATaagcgtgttaacatgattttagtgcaataaaatcacttactttttctttgtaaatttatagccaatttttagtttaacagaagaattaaaggtgcactcaacgattcctgagaaacactgttgatattcgaactcaactgccaaaacaaacacaccccttcagtgctcctttggaagctccgccccccaaattcagtAAGTTGCTGCTGCAAAGATAACTTGCAAAGGAGATGAgacggttttacgcacaccagctccagacactcacaactctcctgctactaaatctaacatcacaacaacagcgtatatgggttctgtgaaacatagcaaaatgtatgttacccacctatcgagaagaaaaagagcaacttctgcatccgtcttcaagccttttacttCTCGGAGGTCTATCcactgctgaaaagcctcgccgatgttgacgtggctcctagccctcgacttattattatccttcttttttagtttatatttgtctgacctttttctcttggtctgtttctcagccatttgtcctccttggagattagaaagttcacatcagccagatttgccgtcggtCTTCTAATGatcttccctctcactctgcccccaccccccatcctgtgcatgtgcaagaaccaccccctgttgctgattggctggagtagtgttgtgtggatcggtctgatccactttgtttttgtcccatttacagagccagggctgtgtacaaatactagattttttttcagcccactcacagaacggacagctagcagactgtgaagagatatttgcagaatttgacaaagtgtattggattagaattactgagtgcacctttaatgtaagtgctttttataaaatgatgaacttcacatttctgcctttaaaccctttaaaaattggccccattcacttccattgtaagtgtctcactgtaacctcgatatttgtttttttaaagaaaaagagggacaagtcaaaattattttttgtgttaatcatcattatgccacaaatacagttgattgagcttaacttgcattgaaccggaatattcctttcatatattaactgtgttaacactttacagtaaggctgTATAGGTTAAGATTAGTTTGTGCATTAGGTATTGTGAACTAgttattttttaagcatttattaatcttggttcatgttcatTTATAATCGTAATATTTGTTTGTTgatgtttgttcataatgcattaactgatgttaacacactgtatatatgttttaatgttaaaaatttatAAGTAGTgcatgtagaaatgaacattaatcaggattaataagctataaaagtattgttcatagttGCCTTGCTAGTTTACGTTAATGTTATTGTAAATTTTGGGTTTTCCAAAAATAACTGACTGCAATTAACTGCTGTTTTTACTATTTAAACAGTCAGAACATGTTTCCCGGAGAGACAATCACCTTCATGGGAGAGAATCGTGGAGAGTAAAACACAGCAGCCCCAgctctcaggaagaagaggaaaCTCCACATGAAAGAGCCTTTCAGCTTTATACTCTGTACAGAGACAAAGACGGGCAGATAAAGCAGGTAAAGTGTGTATTAGAGCTTGTGCGATGCATTTGTCTGTTTTAAACCTCTTAACCAGTAACTTACTGCACAGGCTCCTGCAAATGACTGTCACTGTAAGCCCCTCATCAAAAAGCTAGAGAATCAGCTCAAAGCCACAAAGATGGAGATGAGATCACAAATTCACACTGTTCAAGAGGAGATTAACTGCAGACTGGGCAGAACTGAGCATAAAAGCAAACAACAGGTTTGTTGGTATACATTGAATTCAGTCTTAAACCTACATAGGCAATttacttttttaacattttcctTCAGAACTCACAGACTACTACAAATCTACCTGCCATCTTTTGgtataaaacacatttatatttgCCCATAACACTAATAGTACTGttacagtatttacattgagAAAGACTTTTAATACAAGAAGTCATAATGTTAAAAACacccactgtaaaaatgttttgtcaggtaacaaAAAATTAGTTTCatgtggttttattcaagtcaaaaatatgatttaatatgactgaattacTTCATTAGGTTTCAGTAACAGTAGCAAATGTTGCagcttttttacagtgtatttttatcaGTGTATGGGGGCGATTTTAGCACAtgaaaaaaaagatatttacccACTGTATCTCAAATATCTCAAAGAGCAAAGatcaaaatataattgttttaatgcatacagtatattacttataTATGACCAATTCTTTTAGCTGTCAGGAGTAATATTTGTCTAAAGAAAATGTCTTAGTGGTACAtactttataattatttgaaatgGGCTAAATCCTTTTTACTAAAATGcagtgatcagatgataagtcCAGTACTTTAGGATAGAGGATAGATACTTTAAAGAAATTATGTTCATAGCATAATTTAAGATTTAATCTTTTAATTCAGTCACAAATTTGTATGTAATAACTAGTGTTGCAATTACCTACAAACTCAAAGCTAATGTAAAATCATGATTGCTACTAGCAATAGTGTATCTGTCATTGAAGTTAACTTTTAAGCAACAACCTGGAGATAAAATAGATGTATTGTAAGTGTAAGTAAAATGTAAAGGCATCCAAAATGTAGACAGCAGAAAAAATACTTGACAtcgaaaacattattttttcaacaacaacaacaaaaaaaaattgtaacaatCACTCTTGTTTTCTCAGGCAGAGACAAAACTCTACTTGTTTGTGATAGATCATATTTAGTGTGTTACAATTGCCCTCTCTGACAATTGGCCCTGGTCTCCCCTAAAacaagaaattgtgaaatatttctGTAGCAGCCTAACATAAAATATTATGTGTTAAGTATCTATTAGACTCTAATATCTctgttgtaatcagattaaagtgCTTGAGAAACTGACGCAGGAGCATGTATCAACTGAGAGGCTGGAGTGTCATTATCGAATCAATCAGAGAGCCACAATGGAACGAATGGAGGGCGTGAAAAGACAGGTACAACAGAACAAGAGCAAGAGTACACCAGCATCAAGATAATCAGTCTTATCACTTTAAGAAatagtgttatataatgtgtctttgtgcaagatgaatgtaatggggggagacttgttagtgtttaatgttttgttgtgttatttagaagagtttctgttatgttaaagTTTTGGAGGGTTACCTTTAaggtgaatagtggagcttgaacttaggttgaggacaggtacagTTTAATATGGTTCAGTATATTGCTTTACTCTTTTAGCAATTGTGTTTCCAGTTTGCATGCatttagcatgctagcattcactgaAGAAGCTAGTTCTAGCTAGTTCTATCAAGTTAGGTTTTCTCTAATTTAAGTATTTTAGTTGAGTTGACATGGTCATTTTAAGTTCATCCAAAGAGATAAGTTTAAAGTTAAGTGTCATTACAATGTATCAGTTCGCTTACTCAATATTTAAAGtaagagcaattaacatgcatgtgtagtacagAATCTGAAAGTTATATTAACTTATACTTGGGAGTTTATTAACGTAAAGAACTGACTgcctcaaattttttgagatcTAACTttatagggtttacagtgtttcattatttactcaccctaatgttgtttcaaacccatacgcagttattttttttatgtggaacgcaaaagtaaaaaatattggtaacactttattttacagtgtccttgttatatttattacaaataataaatataaaaccctatagtaagtacatgttgttaattatttattactcagtacttacatgtgtaattacactgtaataaGGGCATTGTGAAATAAAGTGTAACCGAAATATTTGAAGAAACATTATGTGGCTCTTGGCATACAACGGTTAGTAGTAACtacacacaaaagcaccataacatGAGAATTCCATATGAGTTGTacaccatattccaagtcttctgaatgtatacaatagctttgtgtgagaaacagaacaacatttaaatcattattcactgataatcctgtaacaattatttaataattctaCTTGTTCCACTGAAAAATTACCAGCAAACTGATTTGGAATGCCACGAGGGTGAGAAAACAAtcacaaaatttcatttttgggtgaactcttcctttatgTGATCTAGACTTGAATAAACTGATGATgcgtcttttttttctttcttttttttcttttttttttttttggtctttcaaGCAGGTAGCTGCTACCAATGAGGTGAAGAGCTGGTGCATGTCTAAGATTCATGATCTTGAAGTGCGAATGCCTGCAGAAATACAATACTACAAACTCCTGCGGTCTCCATCGGTCGATCACTCTCTGGTGGACACAGACACAGAGGGTCTTCCACTGCTATCACTCATCTCTGATGAGAGCTCTAGCTCGCTGGCCAACTATGTCAATGTGTTACCCAGCCCAGGAGCAGGGCCATGCTCGGGTATGAAAAGTTTTGAATTTGAGGACACCCTGGGGAAGAGATACTTTGAGATGAAGCTGGATGGTTCTTCAGGtttgaaaaatatctaaacatccattaGAATAGATACTTCtaactgaaaaattattttgttatacATAGTTGTTTTCAGAGTATGAGTCTTGAATATACAGTGGCTGCAAAAAGTATTGGGACATTTAAAATCTATGAATGTGATtgcatttgataacaaaatatcaaaccaagtgccatctgccaataaatgatgctagaccatttctgatttttagtggatgtactgTAAGTCAGTACtcatcaagttcacacaggtgagaGTAACcatagcagagtaaccacagatgtagttcatcacattaactatggacatgcttTACTAATCTTTAAAAACtagtaagtgtccaaataatttggtcttttctttttttgccagctgtcatttgttttggtattttgttatcaaatgcaaatatatattttaagtgtggcttaagtgtaaaaaaaattatgtggtcGCTTTAAGTGTGCATGTACCAAGggctttgtatttgtattttttcacttgttttaagcattacatttcactaaatatatttttcttattttctaaaCCCAATCTGTGGTTTTATGCTGTACAagttcagaccaaaaaacattctaagtattttaacatatgactctgaATCAATCTTCCAAATAGTTGTTTTGCTAAAATCTCTTTCCATATTCACACAGATGATTACCAAAATTTGTCAGATCTATCCATGGTCAAACACAAACCATTATCACGGAAGTTGGCCTCTGCTGGCCCCAAGTGGCGGAGAACAGAACTTCAGGAGGTAGATTTCACGAATCCAAGGCCAGACAAGGGGAATGAACTGTGTGACAGCAGTGCCAGCAGCAGCCAATCCACATCCAGCAAGCGATTCAATGACAGTGAAAAAGATCAAGTGCCCGATCCAGCCTGGAAACATGCCAGACACCTGAAGGACAGGATTAAAGCTCATCGCACTCACTCCCAACAGGGTGGCACCATGAAGGCCCTGGAGATTTTTTCAGAGCAGCCCATAGAGGCAACCTTCATCCAAGAGCGGGGAAACTTGCATGCGATGGAAGTGACGCACCGTTTCTTTGAGACGATATCAATGCAGTTGGAACGCTGGTACGAAAGGAAGATCCTGGAGGTCCAGAATGTGGCGGAACAGAAAGCTCTGCAGGACAGAACCAGTCTGCTGGAGAAGATCAGCATGCTGGAGGAAGAGCTACAGAGGCTTCGTACTaacactaaaactaaaactaactctTGACACTTATTTATTAGGTTCAGAGTCTTGGTTTCCATCTTATAGGAAAGTGGTGTAATATGAACTACTTTGGAGCTTTGTAAACTATAGTTTTCCagtattaaagaccccatgaattgGCTTATGGaatagccatgaaccatgatttgctgcatgctatagagcgcaacagtgcctgtctACTTTTTCTGCCGTCCTTGTtcaagaagtatttttcccattaatttttccatagggacctcataaagtacttcataaaatagttctaagccatgaaccaaaccaaccagctctaaggtgaatcacaacattacaaactttgatttgaaacaaaaaagtatttaaaaaacgGACAAGAACACAAAGGTATAGTACTTAAgagatagttcactgaaaaatcatttactcacccttataccatcccagatctgtatgactttctttcttgtgctgaacacaaattaagatttttagaagaatatttccactcatacactgcaagtgaattgtggccagaaatctgaaggtccaaaaagcatgtaaaagcagcataaaagtaatccatattgaTGTTGATCGTGAAtgtgagatttatagtgaaaatggacttaaatattgatctgtttctcatccacacttatcataccgcttctgaagacatggattacaacTGGAATTTTATGTATTATGTTTAtcctgcatttatgtgctttttagagcttcaaaatgttggtcaccattcacttgcattgtatggatttacagagctgaaatattcttctaaaaatcttcgtttgagttcagcagaagaaagaaagtcatacacatctgggatagcaagagggtaagtaaatgatgagagaattttcatttttgggtgaactattcctttaacatctttcatgagggaatgaactacaatcccatgaagcaattaaaaaacataaaacttttgttttaaagtagttgattataagtattgaaacaatttcacccctcaggatcatgggttgtGTAGTTGTTGTCCGGAAATTCCAttattaaacatttgtttgaaCAAATGCAGACAGATGGCTTTAGCTGAAGCATTAACCAtctattaacaacctcagagctcacagtaggtttGTCTGTAGAGGTTTAAAGTTATCATCAATAATccattcccctatggaaaaaatgaatgggaattttACTTTCGGagccagactgttgtgctcttttTCTAGTCAGAGGAAGGTTATTAGGGGGGaggggacattctcattttagagagcatttgattggaccaAAGTTTGAATTATGCCCTTGCAAACAAGATGATTCATCAATACTTTTTGTCTGTTACTTTTGGCAGAGAAAGACTgtgaattttaaatgtgtatatcttccaaaagttaattttgtcaacttttaagagtacactagTGTGTAGATAACCTTGAAGCTAAAAGACTTGAACTAATAGCCACAAAATTCcaaatttgatttcatggggtcttttaaaACAACTATCAACACAGGGATGGTACATCTAAACTCAGTTACTAAGTTTCCATGGCAGCTTCTCAAAATTAATTTCCATTAACCACAGTTCATCCATGTTAAGTTTCTTAAATGTGACTAAATGTATCTTCACTCTAACAATATGAAGATTTATAGCTTGTGTAGATTGAAAtattgtgaattaaataaatatgttgtaTAGACGTGTGTTAGCAATTTACATTA contains:
- the LOC127455431 gene encoding ankyrin repeat domain-containing protein 6-like isoform X2, whose product is MQIVQYRCTIVLPSFMLSVFRCVFLFPIQGHQTALHQAAVVGNHDAISALIHGGCALDLLDKDGNTALHEVSWHGFHQCVKLLVKAGANVNVKNKAGNTPLHLACQNGHSQSAQELLLGGAMPDSKNNACDACLHIAARYNHLATIKFLLGSFCSVAEKNQKGDTAIHVAAALNHKKTVTLLLEAGADTSIKNNAGHTALNKACDNNNRDLAILLAKSNQVQWFARGKTVRKRRDILRAQRRVQSLPRDPEAPREKDCAVVADDTNSSDQVLNKIQPERNKVASSPCTRRKIKRPRRKSEHVSRRDNHLHGRESWRVKHSSPSSQEEEETPHERAFQLYTLYRDKDGQIKQAPANDCHCKPLIKKLENQLKATKMEMRSQIHTVQEEINCRLGRTEHKSKQQIKVLEKLTQEHVSTERLECHYRINQRATMERMEGVKRQVAATNEVKSWCMSKIHDLEVRMPAEIQYYKLLRSPSVDHSLVDTDTEGLPLLSLISDESSSSLANYVNVLPSPGAGPCSGMKSFEFEDTLGKRYFEMKLDGSSDDYQNLSDLSMVKHKPLSRKLASAGPKWRRTELQEVDFTNPRPDKGNELCDSSASSSQSTSSKRFNDSEKDQVPDPAWKHARHLKDRIKAHRTHSQQGGTMKALEIFSEQPIEATFIQERGNLHAMEVTHRFFETISMQLERWYERKILEVQNVAEQKALQDRTSLLEKISMLEEELQRLRTNTKTKTNS
- the LOC127455431 gene encoding ankyrin repeat domain-containing protein 6-like isoform X4, with the translated sequence MRGHQTALHQAAVVGNHDAISALIHGGCALDLLDKDGNTALHEVSWHGFHQCVKLLVKAGANVNVKNKAGNTPLHLACQNGHSQSAQELLLGGAMPDSKNNACDACLHIAARYNHLATIKFLLGSFCSVAEKNQKGDTAIHVAAALNHKKTVTLLLEAGADTSIKNNAGHTALNKACDNNNRDLAILLAKSNQVQWFARGKTVRKRRDILRAQRRVQSLPRDPEAPREKDCAVVADDTNSSDQVLNKIQPERNKVASSPCTRRKIKRPRRKSEHVSRRDNHLHGRESWRVKHSSPSSQEEEETPHERAFQLYTLYRDKDGQIKQAPANDCHCKPLIKKLENQLKATKMEMRSQIHTVQEEINCRLGRTEHKSKQQIKVLEKLTQEHVSTERLECHYRINQRATMERMEGVKRQQVAATNEVKSWCMSKIHDLEVRMPAEIQYYKLLRSPSVDHSLVDTDTEGLPLLSLISDESSSSLANYVNVLPSPGAGPCSGMKSFEFEDTLGKRYFEMKLDGSSDDYQNLSDLSMVKHKPLSRKLASAGPKWRRTELQEVDFTNPRPDKGNELCDSSASSSQSTSSKRFNDSEKDQVPDPAWKHARHLKDRIKAHRTHSQQGGTMKALEIFSEQPIEATFIQERGNLHAMEVTHRFFETISMQLERWYERKILEVQNVAEQKALQDRTSLLEKISMLEEELQRLRTNTKTKTNS
- the LOC127455431 gene encoding ankyrin repeat domain-containing protein 6-like isoform X7: MQIVQYRCTIVLPSFMLSVFRCVFLFPIQGHQTALHQAAVVGNHDAISALIHGGCALDLLDKDGNTALHEVSWHGFHQCVKLLVKAGANVNVKNKAGNTPLHLACQNGHSQSAQELLLGGAMPDSKNNACDACLHIAARYNHLATIKFLLGSFCSVAEKNQKGDTAIHVAAALNHKKTVTLLLEAGADTSIKNNVQWFARGKTVRKRRDILRAQRRVQSLPRDPEAPREKDCAVVADDTNSSDQVLNKIQPERNKVASSPCTRRKIKRPRRKSEHVSRRDNHLHGRESWRVKHSSPSSQEEEETPHERAFQLYTLYRDKDGQIKQAPANDCHCKPLIKKLENQLKATKMEMRSQIHTVQEEINCRLGRTEHKSKQQIKVLEKLTQEHVSTERLECHYRINQRATMERMEGVKRQVAATNEVKSWCMSKIHDLEVRMPAEIQYYKLLRSPSVDHSLVDTDTEGLPLLSLISDESSSSLANYVNVLPSPGAGPCSGMKSFEFEDTLGKRYFEMKLDGSSDDYQNLSDLSMVKHKPLSRKLASAGPKWRRTELQEVDFTNPRPDKGNELCDSSASSSQSTSSKRFNDSEKDQVPDPAWKHARHLKDRIKAHRTHSQQGGTMKALEIFSEQPIEATFIQERGNLHAMEVTHRFFETISMQLERWYERKILEVQNVAEQKALQDRTSLLEKISMLEEELQRLRTNTKTKTNS
- the LOC127455431 gene encoding ankyrin repeat domain-containing protein 6-like isoform X1, which codes for MQIVQYRCTIVLPSFMLSVFRCVFLFPIQGHQTALHQAAVVGNHDAISALIHGGCALDLLDKDGNTALHEVSWHGFHQCVKLLVKAGANVNVKNKAGNTPLHLACQNGHSQSAQELLLGGAMPDSKNNACDACLHIAARYNHLATIKFLLGSFCSVAEKNQKGDTAIHVAAALNHKKTVTLLLEAGADTSIKNNAGHTALNKACDNNNRDLAILLAKSNQVQWFARGKTVRKRRDILRAQRRVQSLPRDPEAPREKDCAVVADDTNSSDQVLNKIQPERNKVASSPCTRRKIKRPRRKSEHVSRRDNHLHGRESWRVKHSSPSSQEEEETPHERAFQLYTLYRDKDGQIKQAPANDCHCKPLIKKLENQLKATKMEMRSQIHTVQEEINCRLGRTEHKSKQQIKVLEKLTQEHVSTERLECHYRINQRATMERMEGVKRQQVAATNEVKSWCMSKIHDLEVRMPAEIQYYKLLRSPSVDHSLVDTDTEGLPLLSLISDESSSSLANYVNVLPSPGAGPCSGMKSFEFEDTLGKRYFEMKLDGSSDDYQNLSDLSMVKHKPLSRKLASAGPKWRRTELQEVDFTNPRPDKGNELCDSSASSSQSTSSKRFNDSEKDQVPDPAWKHARHLKDRIKAHRTHSQQGGTMKALEIFSEQPIEATFIQERGNLHAMEVTHRFFETISMQLERWYERKILEVQNVAEQKALQDRTSLLEKISMLEEELQRLRTNTKTKTNS
- the LOC127455431 gene encoding ankyrin repeat domain-containing protein 6-like isoform X3, with the protein product MQIVQYRCTIVLPSFMLSVFRCVFLFPIQGHQTALHQAAVVGNHDAISALIHGGCALDLLDKDGNTALHEVSWHGFHQCVKLLVKAGANVNVKNKAGNTPLHLACQNGHSQSAQELLLGGAMPDSKNNACDACLHIAARYNHLATIKFLLGSFCSVAEKNQKGDTAIHVAAALNHKKTVTLLLEAGADTSIKNNVQWFARGKTVRKRRDILRAQRRVQSLPRDPEAPREKDCAVVADDTNSSDQVLNKIQPERNKVASSPCTRRKIKRPRRKSEHVSRRDNHLHGRESWRVKHSSPSSQEEEETPHERAFQLYTLYRDKDGQIKQAPANDCHCKPLIKKLENQLKATKMEMRSQIHTVQEEINCRLGRTEHKSKQQIKVLEKLTQEHVSTERLECHYRINQRATMERMEGVKRQQVAATNEVKSWCMSKIHDLEVRMPAEIQYYKLLRSPSVDHSLVDTDTEGLPLLSLISDESSSSLANYVNVLPSPGAGPCSGMKSFEFEDTLGKRYFEMKLDGSSDDYQNLSDLSMVKHKPLSRKLASAGPKWRRTELQEVDFTNPRPDKGNELCDSSASSSQSTSSKRFNDSEKDQVPDPAWKHARHLKDRIKAHRTHSQQGGTMKALEIFSEQPIEATFIQERGNLHAMEVTHRFFETISMQLERWYERKILEVQNVAEQKALQDRTSLLEKISMLEEELQRLRTNTKTKTNS
- the LOC127455431 gene encoding ankyrin repeat domain-containing protein 6-like isoform X5, with the translated sequence MQIVQYRCTIVLPSFMLSVFRCVFLFPIQGHQTALHQAAVVGNHDAISALIHGGCALDLLDKDGNTALHEVSWHGFHQCVKLLVKAGANVNVKNKKGDTAIHVAAALNHKKTVTLLLEAGADTSIKNNAGHTALNKACDNNNRDLAILLAKSNQVQWFARGKTVRKRRDILRAQRRVQSLPRDPEAPREKDCAVVADDTNSSDQVLNKIQPERNKVASSPCTRRKIKRPRRKSEHVSRRDNHLHGRESWRVKHSSPSSQEEEETPHERAFQLYTLYRDKDGQIKQAPANDCHCKPLIKKLENQLKATKMEMRSQIHTVQEEINCRLGRTEHKSKQQIKVLEKLTQEHVSTERLECHYRINQRATMERMEGVKRQQVAATNEVKSWCMSKIHDLEVRMPAEIQYYKLLRSPSVDHSLVDTDTEGLPLLSLISDESSSSLANYVNVLPSPGAGPCSGMKSFEFEDTLGKRYFEMKLDGSSDDYQNLSDLSMVKHKPLSRKLASAGPKWRRTELQEVDFTNPRPDKGNELCDSSASSSQSTSSKRFNDSEKDQVPDPAWKHARHLKDRIKAHRTHSQQGGTMKALEIFSEQPIEATFIQERGNLHAMEVTHRFFETISMQLERWYERKILEVQNVAEQKALQDRTSLLEKISMLEEELQRLRTNTKTKTNS
- the LOC127455431 gene encoding ankyrin repeat domain-containing protein 6-like isoform X6; the protein is MDIPSLLKSFCLVELCPTAGDACLHIAARYNHLATIKFLLGSFCSVAEKNQKGDTAIHVAAALNHKKTVTLLLEAGADTSIKNNAGHTALNKACDNNNRDLAILLAKSNQVQWFARGKTVRKRRDILRAQRRVQSLPRDPEAPREKDCAVVADDTNSSDQVLNKIQPERNKVASSPCTRRKIKRPRRKSEHVSRRDNHLHGRESWRVKHSSPSSQEEEETPHERAFQLYTLYRDKDGQIKQAPANDCHCKPLIKKLENQLKATKMEMRSQIHTVQEEINCRLGRTEHKSKQQIKVLEKLTQEHVSTERLECHYRINQRATMERMEGVKRQQVAATNEVKSWCMSKIHDLEVRMPAEIQYYKLLRSPSVDHSLVDTDTEGLPLLSLISDESSSSLANYVNVLPSPGAGPCSGMKSFEFEDTLGKRYFEMKLDGSSDDYQNLSDLSMVKHKPLSRKLASAGPKWRRTELQEVDFTNPRPDKGNELCDSSASSSQSTSSKRFNDSEKDQVPDPAWKHARHLKDRIKAHRTHSQQGGTMKALEIFSEQPIEATFIQERGNLHAMEVTHRFFETISMQLERWYERKILEVQNVAEQKALQDRTSLLEKISMLEEELQRLRTNTKTKTNS